The region CTTTATTGTAAATGGCAGATAAAGAGACACCAAACTTCTCATTGAATTGGTGGTAGTAACCAGCATTTGCTTCATATTGCCCATAGGAGCCAAGGCCAATTTTAGCTTTTGCACCCTGGAAATCGAAAGGCGAAAGTGTTTTAATGTTTATTACACCTCCAATGGTATTTCTTCCGTATAGAGTGCCTTGAGGTCCGCGCAATATTTCAATACGCTCAATATCGAAAAAGTTGAAATTGAATGCTGATTTTTCAAAGTAAGGAACTCCATCAACATATAATCCTACGCCGGGTGCATTGATTCTTGAACCGATTCCCCTTATATAAATTGGCGAAGTTAGTTTCGACCCGTAATCGGGCATAAATACACCAGGCGCTATGGCTGTAACGTCTGCTAAATTATTAATGTTATCATCTTGTATGGTGGTTTGGGTCATTAATGAAACTGATGATGGCAGGTTTTTAAGTTTCATATTATTTTTTGAACCACTAATCACAATTTCACCCAACTCTACGCTTGGTGTTTTTGTGGTATCTGGTGCTCCGATTGACATTAGCTGAGAAAAGAGTGTGTACGGAACCAGTGTAAGTACAAGTAGTGTAAATATAGTGCGCATAATAGATTTAAATTATTGTTGTACAATGAAAGGTGCGTTGTATAAATGCATTAACTTAAAAAAAGAGTAATAACAGACTTATACAAATGCAGGGGGAGGGCGAGACCAGTGGTGTCTGTATGGAGTATGAAGATAGTAATCCATGCATGACCCATGATTTTTGTTTGATCTGGTCTTTTCAATGTACGTAAATTCTTGGTAGTCATCATCTGCTGCATCTTTTTGATCTTGAGTAAAATCATATAAGCTCAATGCAGTAGATTCATCAAAAGATTGTACTGTGTTTTCGGCAGTAAATATGCTCTTATTTGTCTGGTCTTCTGGGTTTGTGTGCTGGATGTAATTAAATCCGAGATAGCACACTGATACCAGAAAGAACAGTAAATAAGGAATGTAAGATGATAATATACCGAAATAAAACATGTGTCTTTTTCCTTTGTCCAAAATAAGTTATTGATTTCTTAATAGCCAAATTTGTGCCATATTAAATTATATTGATACTTCTCTATTCTTGAGTTGATATAAATCATTTCTAAAAACATGATCAGGGAAATTCTCCACCTATACATGTTACAATAGGTTGTTCGGAGCTAGCGTATTCTTTGTAAATAAAACGTTATAAAGTTTACACAAAAGTGAAGAAACCTTTTAATTATAACCATCAATTAACCAATGTTGTGGTTTCACTATTTTATTCTAAACAGAGCGTTAATTGGTGATTTTCAGTTAATTTAGACTTTTTATAAATTAAGATGTTAAAGTGTGTTTTTTTGTGTAAGAGGGTAAATAATGCATATATTTCTTAAAATTTAATATCACACTAAATTTATAGCCATGAATAGAATACTTCTTACACTTGTTGCAATACTGGTTATGATCTCTGCCAGTTGCGTGCAAAATAATTCAGATGAACCTGCAAATAAACAAACCACCAAAATTGAGAAGAAAACCGATGGGCTTTTTGTGCATATCAGTACAAATGAGGCCAGAAAAGTTTTAATGGGTTTATCTATTGCTTTGAAGATGCAGGAAGGAAAAGATGTTATCGTATTTGTTGATGCGCAGGCCATTAACGCCATCGTTAAAGGTGGTGATGAGTATGAGATGGAAGGCTATGAAGGCTCCTCCTCAGGTATGATACAGAAATTGGTAAAAAAGGGCGTGGCCGTAATGGCTTGTCCCATGTGTTTAAAATCCTATGGTAAAACAGATGCTGATCTTCTGGATGGGATACAAATAGCTCAAAAAGAACAATTTTTCGGCTTTACTGAAGGTAGAATTCTGACGCTAGACTATTAAACTAAACTTATTTGTTATGAAAGCATTGAGTATATTTTTACTTAGTATTACAATTTTAATTTCTTGCAATAACAAAGAAAAGGATCAGGGAACCACGTCATCTGATTTACAGCAGGTAGAAATGACTATTGAGGGTATGACCTGTAATGGATGCGAACAAACAATTGAAGCCAATGTGATGAAGCTTGATGGAATAAAATCGATTAAGGCTGACCATGAAACAGGCAAGGCTTCATTAGAGTATGATGCTGCCAATGCTGATATGGCAGAGATCAAAAAGGTTATTGCAGAAAAGGGCTATAATGTGACAGCTGTCGCTAAGAAAGAAAATATTTCAAAGGAATAATTTATGGAAAAAGAGCAACCCAAAAAGGGTGAAAATCAGCATGAAGATAAGGGTGCCCAATCCCGACGCGATTTTCTGAAAAAGCTTGGGCTAATTGGTACTGCATCTGTTGCTGGTGCTGCTGCCATGTATACCGGTTTTCACTACGAACAATCAAAGGGTAAAGGTGATAAGGTTAAGGTCCTTACCGCAGATAATAAACTTGTAGAAGTTGACAAAAGTGCATTAAAAGATTCAAAACCCAGTCTTGAAGTATTTCAGGAGCGTGGGCGCGAAGGTATTCCCGGTAAACGCTGGGTTATGGTTATTGACCTTTCGAAATGTCGAAATGCACGACAATGTGTTACAGCTTGTCAATCGGCACATCGTCTAAGGCCTTATGAATACCATATAAATACCCTGCAAATTCAGGAAACTGAAAATACACCGCCTTACCATATGCCTAAACCGTGCCAGCATTGCGATAACCCGCCCTGTGTATCGGTTTGCCCGGTTGATGCAACCTTTAAACGCCAGGATGGTATTGTGTTGATCGATAATGAACGGTGTATAGGTTGCCGGTTTTGTGTGGCTGCCTGCCCTTATTCTGCGCGAATGGTACATTGGCAGGAACCTCGTTATGCAAAACAGGATAAAGGTAAAACTTACGATGTGGAACTAAATGTACCACAAAAGAAGGGTACTATTTCCAAGTGCCTCTTTAGCGCCGACCAGTTGCGAGATGGTGAATTACCTTATTGTGTATCGGCCTGCCCGAACGGGGTGTTTTATTTTGGCGATGAAAATGAAGATGCCGTTACCAATGGTACCACTAAAGAAACAGTGAGGCTTAGTAAGCTGCTCAGAGATAATGGAGCATACCGTTTAATGCCTGAATTGGGTACCAAACCCAGGGTTTATTATTTACCACCTAAGAACCGCATTTTCGATTTTCCTGAGAAAAGCATCTTAGATGATACTGATCACGCTTAAACTTTTAAATTATGTCTTCGAATTCTGAACATCAAATAGCCAAACAGGAAACAATTGATAAAGTTGCTGCTGATGCCTTAAGGCCTGTAAATATTGGTTGGGGATTTAAAATTTGGTTCGCTCTGTTGGCCATAGCCCTTGGCGTTTGTATTTATGCCTATTCTATTCAGCTGCGCGAGGGACTTGGCGTAACCGGATTAAGAGATTTTATTAGCTGGGGTATGTATATCGCTACGTTTGTTTTCTTCGTTGCTGCCAGTCTTATTGGTATGCTTATAAGCGGCGTGCTCGGACTCATAGGTTACGATTGGATCAAGCCCATAGGTCGCATAGCCGAGATAATTGCCGTGGCTTTTGCAGCAATAGCCGGTTTGGTTATTGTTTCCGACATGGGACGCCCCGACAGGTTGCCCTTTGTGTTTATGTACGGTCGTTTCCAATCACCCATTTTATGGGATGTAACCGTTGTAACAACCTATTTTGCGCTCAGCTTACTTTTGTATTACGTTACTTTATTGCCCGATTTGGCTATAAGCAAAGATAAACTTGAAGGAAGACCAAAATTATTGCGGAAAGCTTATGAAGTGCTTTCAATAAAATGGTTACATAAAAATGAACAGTATCGAATTTTATACCGTATTATTCGTATTCTGCTAATTTTAATTATACCCACTGCTTTTGCCATTCATACAGTTACATCGTGGCTATTTGCAGTGAACCCGCGGCCGGGGTGGGACAGTACAATCTTTGGCCCTTACTTCCTGTCAGGAGCGTTTGTTGCCGGCGCTGCTGCAGTGATTATTGCCATGTATTTTTTCAGGAACAATTATAAACTGAAAGATTATTTAACCATTTCGCATTTCGATAAAATTGGAAAGCTGCTGGCGCTGGTATCCATTGTATATCTTTACTTTAATATCAATGAGTTTCTTGTTCCCGGTTATAAACTGAAAAAATTTGATGCCATACACCTTCAAGCTTTATTTGTAGGTAAGCATGCCATTTTATTTTGGTTTACACAAATTACCGGTTTGATTTTACCCATTATCCTATTGTTCTTCAGAAAAATGCGCAGGCCAATCCCATTGACTGTAATCTCGGTGTTTGTGCTAATTGGAGCCTGGCTGAAACGATACCTTATTGTGGTTCCAACACAGGAACACCCATATTTACCGATACAACATGTTCCGGAGGTTTTTAAAGTTTATACTCCGACCCTTATTGAAACTGCTGTTACTGCAGCTTCATTTATTATGGTAATTATGATAATTACGCTCCTCTCGAAATTATTTCCGGTTATCCCAATTTGGGAAGTGGCAGAGGATATAGATAAAAAGGCCTTAAAAGAAAACGCCGAAAAGGAATAAATTATGAAGATATTTGCAACAATATTACTTGTATTACTGGGGTCTGGCACATTGTTAGCCCAGCCAGAGGGTGAATGGGTTGTCCCCGATGAAGATTCTGCAAAATTAAGTCCGTTTGCTTTTACTGAGCAATCGGTTGAATCGGGTGAGGAAGTATATTACGCTAATTGTAAATCTTGCCATGGCGATCCGGGCGAAATGAACTATCAACCTTTACAACCTGAGCCCGGTGATATCACCACAGATAAGATCCAGCAAAATAGCGATGGTGAAATTCATTATAAAGTTGTAACCGGTCGTGGTGCTATGCCAGGTTTTGCCAATGTGCTTAGCGACACCGAAATTTGGAATGTCGTGGCATATATCAGAAGTTTTAATGATGATTATGTACAGCAGGTGGCAAAGAGAGTGGCCGAATCTGCTTTCGAAGGCCAGGGCATTACTATTGCGCTTGAATTGGTCAAGGAAAAAATGGAGTTGCTGGCCTACGTGGAAGGACTGGATGAGGGCGAAAAAGAACCAATTGCCGGAGCCGAGCTAAAGCTATTTGCCAAACGTTATTTCGGAAATTTACCAATTGGTAATGCAAAAAAAACAAATGAGCAGGGAAGGGTAGTATTTGCTTTACCCGGTGATTTGCCCGGCGATTCAGCTGGTTTGGTAACCGTGAATGCCACCTTAAGCAATCAGGAGCTTTATGGGGAGGTTGCTGTTGATACAGCGCTTGCATTTGGCGTACCAACAAATAAACCAGGACTTACAGAACAGCGCGCCATGTGGAATGTAGGATCAAAAGCACCAATATGGCTCATCTTAACTTATTCACTTGGCGTGTTGCTGGTTTGGGGAACAATTTTTTATGTGCTATTCCAATTGCGCCGCATTTATTTGTTGGGAAAGAATTTAGAGGAGTAGTGAACCAATATTGTTAATTGACTGTTAGTGCTTTAAATACTAACTTAAATTTTTTGCCTTATGAACAAACTTACAATGATCGGCAGAATCCTTTACGCATTACCTTTTGCATTTATGGGTATAAACCATTTTGTAATGATGGATTTCTATGCAGGTATGCTTACATCTTTTATGCCCGGTGGCGGGTTTACTATTATTTTGGTGGGAATAATATTGCTTCTTGCCAGTATCAGTATATTAACCAAAAAGTTTGTGCAACTATCATCTTATATACTTGCCAGCCTTCTATTTCTTTTTATTGCCACCATTCATATTCCGCATTTGTTCAATCCGGGAGATTTGGATGTAAACCTTGTGGTTTTTTCAATGGTTAAAGATGTCGCACTTATGGGAGGTTCACTAATGATTGCTGGCGCCTGTAAGTCTCAAAAAGATCCGGATATGGCTGAAAACTAATCAATTATTTAACTGCTGTAAAACAGTGATCTGAGAAACATGAACAGAATCGAAACGAAAAGTAAAACCGCTATATGAAGTATTTAATTTTAGTAGTGTCTGTAAGTTTACTCTTAATGGGCAAAACTTCTGCACAAGACGAAAAAGTAAACATTGAAGTAGGTATAATAGAGCATTTGGGCGATACTATTCCCATGGAGCTGGAATTTCTCAATGAACAGAACGACACCGTGACGCTGGGGCAATTAATTGATAAGCCCACAGTTTTTTCATTTGTTTATTTCGACTGCCCCGGCCTTTGCAGTCCGCTTTTAGACGGAGTTGCGGATGTAGTCTCAAAAACTGACCTTCAAATAGGCAAGGATTACGATGTAATTACAATTAGTTTCAATACAAAAGATACGCCTGCAAAAGCCAAAGAGAAGAAGAAAAATTTTGTGCAAAAAATCGGAGAAGAGCATCGCGATGCATGGAAATACCTGACCGGTGAGCAAGAGAACATAAAAACTATAACCGATGCTGTGGGCTTTAAGTACAAACCCCAGGGCGTAGATTTTGCCCACCCTTCTGCCATTATTATTGTGAGCCCCGAAGGTAAAATTACACGTTATCTTTATGGAATCGATTTCTTACCTTTCGATTTAAAAATGGCCGTAAATGAGGCACAAAAAGGTATTGAAAGGCCAACTATCAACAAAGTATTGCAATACTGCTTTTCATACGACCCCAAAAGCCAGGGTTATACACTCCAAATTACCAGGGTGATGGGGATATTCATCATTTTTCTTGCAGTGCTCACTTTTGGTATTCTTTTAATTCGTCGTAAAAAATCTGATAAAAAATCCTGACATGGAAAGTTCTGTAGCTTCAAATCAAAAGAGTTATCTACAACACAAGCCTTACAAAGGTATACTGAATTGGTTATTATCCACCGATCATAAAAGAATTGGATTACTGTATCTTTATTCCATAATGGTCTTTTTTCTCATAGCAGCAATTTTCGGGTTGCTTATGCGCATCGAAAAAATTGCACCTGGAGAAACCATTATGGGACCGCAAACCTACAATGGCGTTTTTACACTACACGGTATCATCATGATTTTTATTATTGTGATACCCGGTTTGGCTGCCGTTTTTGGTAATTTTTTTCTACCACTTTTAATTGGTGCACGTGATGTGGCATTTCCACGACTCAACTTGTTTTCATGGTATATTTATATTGCCGGAACTATTTTAGCCATCATTAGTCAATTCGTGGGAGGAGGCGCACCAGATACCGGATGGACCTTTTATGTCCCCTACAGTGCCGAATCCTCCACGAGTGTTATTTGGGCACTTACCGCAGCTTTTGTGCTTGGCTTCTCGTCCATTCTCACCGGGCTCAATTTCATTGTAACCATCCATCGGCTGCGAGCCCCTGGAATGACCTGGTTTAAAATGCCACTGTTTCCATGGTCGATATATGCTACCGCCTGGATTCAGGTTTTGGCTACACCAATAATTGGGATTACCCTGCTCATGGTAATTGCAGAACGCACCCTGAATATCGGATTTTTTGACCCGGCTTTGGGTGGCGATCCTGTGTTGTTTCAACATTTGTTCTGGATTTATTCCCACCCGGCTGTGTACATCATGATTTTACCTGCCATGGGCGTGGTCACAGAAATTTTTCCCACATTTAGTCAAAAACCCGTATTCGGTTACACAGCCATTGCCTTATCAAGTATAGCTATTGCTGCTGTGGGGTATTTTGTGTGGGGACACCATATGTTTACATCAGGTATTAGTTATTGGTCAAGGTGGTTTTTCTCCTTCCTTACTTTCATTGTGGCGGTGCCAAGTGCCATCAAAGTCTTCAACTGGGTTTCTACCATGTACGGAGGTTCAATAGATATGAAACCGCCACTGCTCTATGCCATATCGTTTATATTTTTATTTATGATAGGTGGACTGTCAGGTTTGGCGCTGGGTGCGCTTGCCACCAATGTTCATTTGCATGATACCTCCTTTGTAGTGGCGCACTTCCATTATATTGTATTTGGAGGAATGGGTTTTGGGTTTTTTGCAGGATTGCATTATTGGTATCCTAAAATGTATGGCCGCATGTATAATGTACGCCTGGCAAATATTGCCTGGGGTATACTATTCCTGGGCTTCAACCTATTATATTTCCCGTTATTTGTAATCGGGCTTCAGGGTATGCCGCGGAGGTATTTCGATTATTTCCCTGAATATCATACCGGACATCTTCTTTCCACCATTGGCGCATTTATTTTAATTGCCGGCATTGTGCTTATGCTTTATAACCTCTTTTTTCATGTAAAACGAGGAGAGAAAGCACCTGCGAATCCATGGAAGGGTGTAACCCTGGAGTGGAAAGTTGCTTCGCCGCCACCACACGAAAATTTTGATGAGATACCGGTGGTTACAGAGCAACCTTATACATTTAAATCAACCGAATCTGATAGTTAATTTTACTGCATATGTCACATGATATGAGAGACGATATAGGTTCAAAAATGGGAATGTGGATTTTTATATTCACAGAACTATTTCTTTTCGGAGGCCTTTTTTTAGTCTACGCCGTTTTTAGAGCAAAATACTCAGCCGATTTTCATGTTGCTGCTGAGGAACTGAATGTTTTCGTGGGGACAATGAATACTGTTATTCTGCTTGTGAGTAGTGCCACAGTAGCCATGTCCATTACCGCCATTCAGCGCGGCAATAAGAAACTTGCCATGCGCTTTATAATTGCTACTGTACTTTTGGCAGGCGTTTTTATGGTGAATAAGTACTTCGAGTGGGGGCATAAGTTCGAATACCAGCTCTACCCGGGTTCTGAAGTAATGAAGAATATGGAGCATGGGGAAATCCTCTTTTTTAGCCTGTATTACATGATGACTGGTTTGCATGCCCTGCACGTAATTGTGGGCGTAGTATTACTGGCTGTTGTGTTTTTTAGAGTAAAGCAGGGGGTGGTCAATAGCGATAATTATGTTTTTCTGGAAAACAGCGGACTTTATTGGCACCTTGTAGATTTTATCTGGATTTTCCTTTTCCCTTTATTGTATTTGGTAACTTAAAAGCAAATGTGTCATGAATGATAAAAAGAAACATCATATCTCATCATATAATTCTCATTTAGTGGTGCTGATTGCACTTTTAGTGCTCACCACAATTACAGTCCTAATTACTGAAATAAATTTTGGAACCTTTTCAGTAGGAGTTGCTCTGGCTGTGGCCATGATAAAAGGTGGGCTTGTACTGACATATTTTATGCATCTGAAATATGATGAGATGGTTTTCCGCATTATGGTACTGCTCATATTATTGCTTTTTGCAATTGTGGTAGGTATTACGTTTATTGATTATTTTTTACGCTAAAAATACTGGATTATGTTTTCAGGAGCTTCAAATTTTGTAGAAGGTGTCGACAAGGCATTTGTTTTTATTTTCGCCGTATCGTTCTTTTTCATTATTGCCATTACGGCTTTTATGATATATGTAGTTATTCGCTATAAGCGAAAAAAGGACGATAAACCCCAGCAATTTCGCGGCAGTGTAAAATTAGAATTACTGTGGACCATCGTTCCGCTGATACTGGTAATTCTAATGTTCTATTATGGTTATATGGGTTTCACTCCTATGCGCAATGTACCCGATGATGCAATGGAAATTGATGCCATCGGACGCATGTGGGAGTGGGAATTTGTTTACGAAAATGGAAAATCATCACGCGACCTTGTGATTCCGGTAAACCGGCCTGTGAAGCTTAACCTTATCTCGGAGGATGTAAACCATAGCCTGTTTATTCCTGCCTTCCGGGTGAAAGAGGATGTGGTGCCCGGATACGACAATTATATGTGGTTTACGCCTTATTACATAGGTGAGTATGAAATTTTGTGTACTGAATATTGTGGTATGCTGCACTCTGCCATGACTGCAGAAACCCGTGTGTTGGATTCTGCTGAGTTTAATACCTGGTATGCTGATTTATCTCAGCAAAAAGAAGAGGCTAAACCTGAAGGTTTTGAAATTGCTAAATCAAATGGTTGTTTTGCCTGCCATTCACGAGATGGCAGTAAGCTTGTTGGTAGCAGCTTTAAAGGGTTGTATGGCTCCGAGAAAGTGGTAATTACCGATGGCGAAGAGCGTACAATTACAGTGGATGAGGCTTATCTGAAAAATTCCATTCTTTATCCCGACCAGGATGTGGTAAAAGGTTTTAGTAAAGGCCTTATGCAATCTTACGAGGATGTAATTCCAGAGGAGGATATCGACAAAATTGTGGAGTATTTAAAAACAATGGATTAATTACCTTGAATAAACGCTTAGCAATATTAGCCGGGCTTATAAGAATTAAGCTGACATTGGCAGTTGCATTGTCTGCAACTATAGGTTATGTTTTTTCAGGTGCCGGTGATATCCTCACAGCCTTAATGGTGGCACTCGGGGTGTTGCTGTTGTCATCAGCTTCTTCTGTGTTGAACCAAATTCAGGAATTAAAGCAAGATGCCTTAATGGAGCGGACAGCCCAACGGCCTATTCCTTCAGGCGAGATAACAGTTAAGCAGGCAATGCTAATTTTTCTGACTTTGCTATTTGCCGGAACGGTTGTGCTGCTTGGCATTAACTTTATTTCTGCTATTGTAGGTATAACAACAATTTTATTATACAACGGCTTTTACACGCCACTTAAAAAGAAATCTTCACTGGCTATTTTCCCCGGTGCACTTGTCGGTGCCTTGCCACCAATGATTGGTTGGGTTGGCGCTGGTGAACCAATCATGCATCCTGCCATAATTATGCTCTCCGGGTTCATGTTTTTATGGCAAATACCGCACTTTCTGTTGCTTGCCATAAAATATCGCGAGCAATATCTGAACGCTGGTTTCCAAATTTCTGTGGGTGGTCCCGCATCAAAACAAACCCGCAGGCTGCTGCTCTTATGGGTGCTTACCACATCTTTTGCCGCTCTGTTTTTTCCCTTTTTTGGACTGGTGCAAAATACCTTTATTGTAGCTGCTATAATTTTGTTGAATTGCCTGTTGATTTTTGCATTTTTCCGTATAGCTTTTACCAATTATGAAATGGCATTGAAAGGAAAATTACACGGTTTTGTGAGCATTTATATGTTACTATTCTTGTTATTAATTGCTGCAGACAGTCTGATATTAAATTTATGAAGTATATTTTACCAATGTATAGTTATTATTTGATAGAAATTTCAAATATGTAATTTTAAAGTTTAACGATATTGTTGTATTTTGCAAAGCACAAATAGTTTTAGAAAGGAAAAGAGATGAATACATTACTGACCATATTACTAGGAATTATTGGAGGCCCCGAACTTATTATCATAGCCATCATTATTTTGGTACTGTTCGGAGGAAGAAAAATACCGGAACTCATGCGAGGACTGGGCAAGGGCGTAAAGGAATTTAAAGACGCCAGTAACGAAACTACAGAGACTTTCAAAAAGGAACGTGAAGATTTGGAAAATTCAGTAAACGACAAGTCTGATAAGGATAAAAAATCCTGAACGCCTTATATTTGAATAGCTTGTAGCTAAAACCACTGATTCATGTTTGGTCTTTTCTCCCGAAAGCAATCATCTGACGAAGAGATGTCTTTTTTTGAACATCTCGAGATACTTCGATTTACCCTTATTCGGTCCATCATAGCTATTATGGTGTTTGCGGTAATCGCATTTTTATTTAAAGAATTTATTTTCAATACCGTCATTCTGGGGCCGCAAAAAGCCGATTTTATTTCCAATGTATTGTTTTGCCGCCTGGGAAATTTAATTGGTTCAGAGGCCATTTGTATTAATCAAACACCTGTTAAAATTATCAACATTGAAATTGCAGGTCAATTCAAATCCCATTTAACAATATCCATAATTGCGGGAGTTGTTTTGGCTATGCCCTGGATTTTACGCGAAATTTGGAGTTTTGTGAAACCTGCTTTGAAACCGGGAGAGCGAAGCGGTTATCATTTTTCTTTGTTTATGGCCTCAATGCTTTTTTTTATTGGCGTAAGCTTCGGTTATTTTTTACTGAGTCCTATTACTGTCGATTTTCTTAATTCCTACGAATTAGATACAACCATTGAAAACCAAATTCGCATAGGTTCTTATGTGCGCACCATTTCGATGCTTTGCCTGGCTACCGGTATTGCATTTGAGATGCCGCTTGTCATTCTTTTCCTTACAGCCAATCGTATTGTAACCTCAGCGTTTTTGCGCAAATACAGGAAACATGTACTAATTTTCTTTTTCGTAATATCAGCCGTAATTACACCTCCCGACGTTATTAGTCAATTTTTAGTAGCCATTCCGCTTTTTTTACTTTTTGAACTCTGCATTCGCATTGCAAAACGAATGGAGCGCCGGTTGGTGCGTCAAAAAGAAGCTGATATCTAATGTGTATAAGTGATTGGCAATAGTATATTTAACTTGTAATAATTTTTGTTACAATTTCCGCATATAATTTCTTATCTTTATTGCTGTTGCTTATATATTTAACTAAATCTGCACCTATGCAAATATTATTTCGCTTTTTATTTTTAGGATTAATCGCTTTGTTGCTTGTGACCTCCTGCTGTAAAGATGACAAGCAAAATGTAATTCCTGAAAACTCCGATGACCTCTCTTTAATTGAAATTAGCATCAATGAAATGCAGGATGGGTACGACGCAGGAGCTTTTACTACCCTTGAAGTTGTGCAACACTACCTCAACCGCATAGCAAACTACAATAAAAAAGGCCCGGAATTGAATGCCATTATCACAGTTAATCCTGATGCAGAAGAATTGGCTAAAAAGCTTGATGAAGAGCGGAGCAACGGTAAAATAAGAGGACCATTACACGGGATTCCTGTAGTATTAAAAGATAATATCGACACATATGATATGCCAACAACAGCTGGTTCCCGTGCTCTGGAGCACTCTCTTCCACCGGATGATAGTTTTTT is a window of Salinivirga cyanobacteriivorans DNA encoding:
- a CDS encoding cytochrome c oxidase subunit I, which gives rise to MESSVASNQKSYLQHKPYKGILNWLLSTDHKRIGLLYLYSIMVFFLIAAIFGLLMRIEKIAPGETIMGPQTYNGVFTLHGIIMIFIIVIPGLAAVFGNFFLPLLIGARDVAFPRLNLFSWYIYIAGTILAIISQFVGGGAPDTGWTFYVPYSAESSTSVIWALTAAFVLGFSSILTGLNFIVTIHRLRAPGMTWFKMPLFPWSIYATAWIQVLATPIIGITLLMVIAERTLNIGFFDPALGGDPVLFQHLFWIYSHPAVYIMILPAMGVVTEIFPTFSQKPVFGYTAIALSSIAIAAVGYFVWGHHMFTSGISYWSRWFFSFLTFIVAVPSAIKVFNWVSTMYGGSIDMKPPLLYAISFIFLFMIGGLSGLALGALATNVHLHDTSFVVAHFHYIVFGGMGFGFFAGLHYWYPKMYGRMYNVRLANIAWGILFLGFNLLYFPLFVIGLQGMPRRYFDYFPEYHTGHLLSTIGAFILIAGIVLMLYNLFFHVKRGEKAPANPWKGVTLEWKVASPPPHENFDEIPVVTEQPYTFKSTESDS
- a CDS encoding DsrE family protein codes for the protein MNRILLTLVAILVMISASCVQNNSDEPANKQTTKIEKKTDGLFVHISTNEARKVLMGLSIALKMQEGKDVIVFVDAQAINAIVKGGDEYEMEGYEGSSSGMIQKLVKKGVAVMACPMCLKSYGKTDADLLDGIQIAQKEQFFGFTEGRILTLDY
- a CDS encoding SCO family protein → MKYLILVVSVSLLLMGKTSAQDEKVNIEVGIIEHLGDTIPMELEFLNEQNDTVTLGQLIDKPTVFSFVYFDCPGLCSPLLDGVADVVSKTDLQIGKDYDVITISFNTKDTPAKAKEKKKNFVQKIGEEHRDAWKYLTGEQENIKTITDAVGFKYKPQGVDFAHPSAIIIVSPEGKITRYLYGIDFLPFDLKMAVNEAQKGIERPTINKVLQYCFSYDPKSQGYTLQITRVMGIFIIFLAVLTFGILLIRRKKSDKKS
- a CDS encoding cytochrome c oxidase subunit 3 family protein, which translates into the protein MSHDMRDDIGSKMGMWIFIFTELFLFGGLFLVYAVFRAKYSADFHVAAEELNVFVGTMNTVILLVSSATVAMSITAIQRGNKKLAMRFIIATVLLAGVFMVNKYFEWGHKFEYQLYPGSEVMKNMEHGEILFFSLYYMMTGLHALHVIVGVVLLAVVFFRVKQGVVNSDNYVFLENSGLYWHLVDFIWIFLFPLLYLVT
- a CDS encoding 4Fe-4S dicluster domain-containing protein — its product is MEKEQPKKGENQHEDKGAQSRRDFLKKLGLIGTASVAGAAAMYTGFHYEQSKGKGDKVKVLTADNKLVEVDKSALKDSKPSLEVFQERGREGIPGKRWVMVIDLSKCRNARQCVTACQSAHRLRPYEYHINTLQIQETENTPPYHMPKPCQHCDNPPCVSVCPVDATFKRQDGIVLIDNERCIGCRFCVAACPYSARMVHWQEPRYAKQDKGKTYDVELNVPQKKGTISKCLFSADQLRDGELPYCVSACPNGVFYFGDENEDAVTNGTTKETVRLSKLLRDNGAYRLMPELGTKPRVYYLPPKNRIFDFPEKSILDDTDHA
- a CDS encoding cytochrome C oxidase subunit IV family protein; translation: MNDKKKHHISSYNSHLVVLIALLVLTTITVLITEINFGTFSVGVALAVAMIKGGLVLTYFMHLKYDEMVFRIMVLLILLLFAIVVGITFIDYFLR
- the nrfD gene encoding NrfD/PsrC family molybdoenzyme membrane anchor subunit, encoding MSSNSEHQIAKQETIDKVAADALRPVNIGWGFKIWFALLAIALGVCIYAYSIQLREGLGVTGLRDFISWGMYIATFVFFVAASLIGMLISGVLGLIGYDWIKPIGRIAEIIAVAFAAIAGLVIVSDMGRPDRLPFVFMYGRFQSPILWDVTVVTTYFALSLLLYYVTLLPDLAISKDKLEGRPKLLRKAYEVLSIKWLHKNEQYRILYRIIRILLILIIPTAFAIHTVTSWLFAVNPRPGWDSTIFGPYFLSGAFVAGAAAVIIAMYFFRNNYKLKDYLTISHFDKIGKLLALVSIVYLYFNINEFLVPGYKLKKFDAIHLQALFVGKHAILFWFTQITGLILPIILLFFRKMRRPIPLTVISVFVLIGAWLKRYLIVVPTQEHPYLPIQHVPEVFKVYTPTLIETAVTAASFIMVIMIITLLSKLFPVIPIWEVAEDIDKKALKENAEKE
- a CDS encoding cation transporter: MKALSIFLLSITILISCNNKEKDQGTTSSDLQQVEMTIEGMTCNGCEQTIEANVMKLDGIKSIKADHETGKASLEYDAANADMAEIKKVIAEKGYNVTAVAKKENISKE
- a CDS encoding c-type cytochrome, yielding MKIFATILLVLLGSGTLLAQPEGEWVVPDEDSAKLSPFAFTEQSVESGEEVYYANCKSCHGDPGEMNYQPLQPEPGDITTDKIQQNSDGEIHYKVVTGRGAMPGFANVLSDTEIWNVVAYIRSFNDDYVQQVAKRVAESAFEGQGITIALELVKEKMELLAYVEGLDEGEKEPIAGAELKLFAKRYFGNLPIGNAKKTNEQGRVVFALPGDLPGDSAGLVTVNATLSNQELYGEVAVDTALAFGVPTNKPGLTEQRAMWNVGSKAPIWLILTYSLGVLLVWGTIFYVLFQLRRIYLLGKNLEE